In Fimbriimonadia bacterium, a genomic segment contains:
- a CDS encoding DPP IV N-terminal domain-containing protein, whose protein sequence is MTGSTKRFTLHDCFTKDLFKHPLPTHPHWMKDGKTLCYIHTAPGRDCTTLWQLDTGNGKREPLIDVQKVRVRPKRQMGIDNFVWSPDERLLLLCSQGPARISMPGVYYLYEPSSQTLRRLCAMGKPQRNGKFSPDGKSVGFVRGDDLWSVDLATGEETRLTELAKPSVYVGRFGWVYEEELGQVDGWSYSPDGKWIAFFLVDERKVPEFQFTDFTPKHPKHERMRYPKAGDPNPVVRIGVIPAKGGSVRWMDTEHEEDGYLIHMQWTEDGKLVVQRMPRLQNRIDVLVCNPKTGRCRVAFSAADDRWVDSPGKLRFLRDNEHFLWIGEETGWRQVSLCSLRDGGRQPITQGKFDVAKVEAVDEDEGLVYFTAQSPSPMHMNLFSVPLSGGKAKRLTKEDGWNTVSFSDDSRTYLLMHSTINSPHSVTVRSAWGRELARLVEPRIETLRGYRLQEWEFVSFRTSDGVKLNGRILLPKGFREDRTYPALISTYGGPRSQVCTDQWTGDWLCQYLAQRGYVCFLCDGRGSGGRGSEFAKCTYMDLGRWEAHDQIEGAKYLASLGFVDPKRIAIWGWSYGGYLSSLSALLGGDVFAACMCVASVTHWELYDSVYTEKFMRTPAQNPEGYARSGPEAHADKLQGAMLIVHGMADDNVHFQNSVRLVEALQKAGKQFETMFYPGKKHGIEGMREHIFTMLERFLARSM, encoded by the coding sequence ATGACCGGCTCAACGAAACGCTTCACCCTCCACGACTGCTTCACCAAGGACCTGTTCAAGCACCCGCTCCCAACGCATCCGCACTGGATGAAGGATGGAAAAACCCTTTGCTATATCCACACGGCGCCTGGGCGGGACTGCACCACGCTGTGGCAGTTGGACACTGGGAACGGCAAGCGCGAGCCGCTGATTGACGTGCAGAAGGTGCGCGTGCGGCCGAAGCGGCAGATGGGCATTGACAACTTTGTGTGGTCGCCGGACGAAAGGCTGCTGCTCCTGTGTTCGCAGGGTCCCGCGCGCATCTCAATGCCCGGGGTGTACTACCTGTACGAGCCCTCGAGCCAGACGCTTCGACGCCTGTGCGCTATGGGCAAGCCACAGCGGAACGGTAAGTTCTCGCCGGACGGCAAGAGCGTGGGATTTGTGCGCGGCGACGATCTGTGGTCGGTGGACCTGGCAACCGGTGAAGAGACACGGCTGACCGAACTCGCCAAACCCTCAGTGTACGTGGGTCGCTTCGGATGGGTGTACGAGGAGGAGCTGGGGCAGGTGGATGGTTGGAGCTACTCGCCCGATGGGAAGTGGATCGCCTTCTTCTTGGTTGACGAACGGAAGGTGCCAGAGTTTCAGTTCACGGACTTCACCCCGAAGCACCCTAAGCACGAGCGCATGCGATATCCGAAGGCAGGCGACCCGAACCCGGTCGTTCGCATCGGAGTGATCCCGGCGAAGGGTGGGTCGGTGCGGTGGATGGACACCGAGCACGAAGAAGACGGCTATCTGATCCATATGCAGTGGACTGAGGATGGGAAGCTCGTCGTACAGCGCATGCCACGGCTGCAGAACCGAATCGACGTACTGGTCTGCAACCCGAAGACGGGACGGTGTCGCGTGGCCTTCAGCGCTGCCGATGACCGATGGGTCGACAGCCCCGGCAAGTTACGCTTCCTGCGCGATAACGAGCACTTTCTCTGGATCGGAGAGGAGACCGGCTGGAGGCAAGTTTCGCTCTGTAGCCTACGAGATGGTGGTCGGCAGCCCATCACGCAGGGCAAATTCGACGTAGCCAAAGTAGAGGCAGTGGATGAGGACGAGGGCCTGGTGTACTTCACCGCTCAGTCGCCCTCGCCAATGCACATGAACCTCTTCTCGGTTCCGCTGAGCGGCGGCAAGGCCAAGCGACTGACCAAGGAGGATGGGTGGAACACCGTCTCGTTCTCCGATGACTCGCGAACCTATCTGCTGATGCACAGCACCATCAACAGCCCGCACTCGGTTACGGTCCGGAGCGCGTGGGGTCGGGAACTCGCGAGGCTCGTGGAGCCGCGCATCGAAACGCTGAGAGGCTACCGGTTGCAGGAGTGGGAGTTCGTGTCCTTTCGGACCAGCGACGGGGTGAAGCTCAACGGTCGTATTCTGCTACCCAAGGGCTTTCGAGAGGACAGAACGTATCCTGCCCTCATCTCGACCTACGGCGGGCCGCGCTCGCAGGTGTGCACGGATCAGTGGACGGGCGACTGGTTGTGCCAGTACCTGGCGCAAAGGGGATACGTGTGCTTCCTGTGCGACGGGCGCGGCTCCGGTGGGCGAGGGTCCGAGTTCGCGAAGTGCACGTACATGGACCTGGGGCGCTGGGAGGCGCACGATCAGATCGAAGGGGCGAAGTACCTCGCCTCATTGGGCTTCGTAGACCCGAAGCGAATCGCCATCTGGGGCTGGAGCTATGGCGGCTACCTCTCGTCTTTGAGTGCGCTGTTGGGAGGAGACGTTTTCGCAGCGTGCATGTGCGTGGCTTCGGTGACGCACTGGGAGTTGTACGACAGCGTGTACACGGAGAAGTTCATGCGGACGCCTGCGCAGAACCCCGAAGGCTATGCACGTAGCGGGCCGGAGGCTCACGCGGATAAGCTGCAGGGCGCGATGCTTATAGTGCACGGGATGGCGGACGACAACGTGCACTTTCAGAACTCGGTCCGTCTGGTCGAGGCGCTGCAGAAGGCCGGCAAGCAGTTCGAGACGATGTTCTATCCGGGGAAGAAGCACGGCATCGAAGGCATGCGTGAGCACATCTTCACCATGCTGGAACGGTTCCTTGCGCGCTCGATGTAG